TGGCTAGCGGCTATGCAACAAGCGACGGACTGACGGCAACAGGATTCCTGTGTGCTCTGTTTTCTGTTGCTGCCCGCCGGAACTGATGAGGGAGTAGACCGCAGTGGCTCTATGCCGGGTGGCCGTGGAGTGGATGGGAGTGTGGTGCTGGTGAGGCTATTGGTCAGAGCATCGGTGGCTGTTGAAGTGGAAGGGATTGGAGGAAGGATGGCCGGGTATTTCTGTGGTCGGCAACAGAGCAGAGTGAGTTTGGGAGCGAGCTGAGAGGTTGAGGGAAGGACAGAGGGGGCTCGGGATGGAGAGAGTTCAGCGAGAGAGGGAGGCTGGGAAAAACAGCGAGAATAAGAGAGGCTGGAAGAGAGGGGGTTCaagcttaggttttttttttttcgtttcaCTTGGCCCCCGACTGTgtgagaaggagagggagagaagagagatgTGCGCCCCCTTTTGGATGTTGAGAatgcagcctataaataggcttccatcccccaaaaccctaataaaaaataatattaataataatgataataaaaataataaataataataataataattgtggtaagaataataatgataacaataaaaataaggaaataataataataataataataataataataataataataaataaataaataaataaataaataaataatagtgataataataaattacttataacaatataggaaaataaataataataataataataataataataataataaaataatagtaataataatatattacttatatcaatataggaaaataattaataatgataataatagtgaaaataataataataataataatataaataacaacaataaaaatcatagtaataataataataataataataataataataataataataataataataatgaaataatagtgataatagaataataataataaaaataaggaaataataataataataatacaatgagaaaggaccccttATTCTATTTGactagggtaaaaatagggtgtctacaatgaatacaaaatatgctttaggaaccttgaggaccattatgttatgagcacggtactgttgctaggaATTATAcatgtggccatgtgcgcccacactatactgcgagagtggtgtgggtggtttcaaccgattagcctcggtagagggtgtaccttacTTGGAAGCCTGGACTTTCAGGACATGGTAGGGCAATCAGAGCATACAAGCAATTGCAGATGCCTGTGTGGACAGTGTTAGATGTGGATGTATGTTTGACTTTGTCTGGGCTGATTACcctaggcttagtccagccttcgggtagcacaaccctgaccacggggGTTTGTACATGGCGGTTAGTCCCAAgaggtgtcttttatgcatatatgtatatttatataaatgatgTTATGTGATTAATGAACTGTTTATGTCAAGAAAATGAAacgagtattttcaactgtataagtATGTATGATGTAAAGACAGTTATTTTCGGTTATATAAAGAAtggatgttttctgtaaacaataatgcatgctgcccacacactgatattaacttgatcacccttactgagaagtgtctcaccccaatatacaaataatattttcaggaaataatAGGTATCGTGCTTAGCAGCGTCAGGGGGGTGAAAGTTAGAATAATCTTTTTGGGAAGATTCGTATGATTTCAGggtatgtaagttatgttgtaAGTTAATGGATATGTATTATGGTTGTTTAGACCGAACTAGTTGTCCAGTTTTGGgtcggattgtaatatggatgtttgggaaacctttatgtatgaaagaacttagaactctagtaatgtatatatGGAGAATGTTTCAGTACTTCCGCTGCATTTTTATTGTTATGAGAtagtatcaggtacacagatgtcactaaagtagcaccccgggcccacgaggggtttggggcattacatgcATATTGCCGTACCACGCTAAAtccgtgttttttttttttttttgtttaatctATCTCTGTGTTTTTCTgtactattcatcataattgtcGCACGTTTCACAATAATTTGGGTATTTGTGAGAAAGAGATTGAGATCCTATGTTGGGAGAGATCttgaatttatatttgtattatatttggataagatgtaatataaaattgtaccaaaaatttatccaaattcgcccaaatttaaatccaaagtctaaaattcatgctcccaagtACAGAGATGGTAACAGATTTTCAAACTTCACAGAATTCCATGAAGACAAAACTATAATATTGTGTTTGGGAGAATGGATTTCAgtccttaaatttaaatttagatttaaatttggatttggacaAAAATCAATATagttttgtattatattttctccAAATCTAATGTCTCTCACAAACATAGGGTGAATGATCTTTATCCCCGACTCCATTCTCTCCCAAAGCTTTGGTAATTCCATTCTATATTTACACTATGTTTTGGACCATGGATTTTAGACATTACATCTAGATTTGAGTTGATttgatttcaatataattttatattacatctcatTAAAATTCAATAGAAATCAAGTAGCCCTCTTCAAAAGTAGGGTTAGTGGTTtttaattactataataaaatatatagacACCTAAACATGTTCAATATATCCCATCTCAAGCTGCACGGATGATGAACTCAAATATGCAAATGAAACAGTAACGAAGACTCTTCTTCAGTTCCAAGCAAACCAACATGAAAGAACTAATAACTTCTTCTCTCAGTAATATTTATTCACctagctagttaaacaagaggcATCTTGATGAAATTATAGCACATGATGAGTGCAACATGTGGCCTATATCATTGCCCTTGTTTTCATTCTCCTAAGGAAGAAGTAGGCCATTGCTCGATACCCAAGAATCATCACCATCATGGCTCCCACTTCCATTCCACCCCAGCCATGTCTCTGTCCCTTGGTGAAGTCAGACTCACAAGAGCCTGCCGCGGAGCCAAAACTTGAGCATCCATACTGAATCTCTAGGAGCAGTCGGTACGTGTGGTGATTGAAAGAGAGATAGCGAATCCATGACATGAAGGACGGAACATTCTGCACCCATACATTGCAAGGTAAACAAGGTTGATCATTGTTACAAGTAGTTCTTACAGATATGCACCCTACTGCTTCGTTAAAGCCTAGGCAACCCCGAGTTTGCTTAGAGGAATTAAATGGCCGGGTTAAGTGGTTATACCTGGATAAAAAATCCGCCAGATAACATGAATGTCATCACTGTAACAGATGCCAGTGTTGTTGCTTTCTTCACATCCATGAATGCTGCACCTATGGCGAGTCCTAGGCCCTGGAATTTTTGGACTCTAAAACTTAGAAgcattaaaaagaaaatgaacTTCTATGCAGAGGACAAGTATTAGTTAGTATTGCAAGGACTAGTCCTTCTAGCATGACAGTTTTAAAGAAAAAACATATGATAGATATGTTACCTGAGCTGCCGCGATGCTAAGAAAAATGGTAAGCATACAGAGAAAAAATGCGGTGAAGCTTGGTTTCAGGCCTACCATGAAATATACTACCACCAGGAACATGACAGGCAGTATGAGATCCAAAAGAAGGTCACTTGCATTTCTGGCAATAAAATATGCACTGAGCTTGTACATGTCCACCGATTGCTCTTTAGCTAGTATAGCCCTTTCTTGGGGGAATGTAAAAATGGCTGTAAAAAGGGGCAAGAAACCCCAAAATACTGAAATGAAAAAAAGCAGTGCTGCCTGCATGTGTTTCAAAATCGGAATAATAAGAATTTCTATAATGGATGGAAAAACAAAATAGTTCCAATCAAAGTGAGTCACACATGCCTGATCGTGGAGTCGCTTGGGAGAGGAAGCATCGGAATGCCACCAAAGCAATCCAATAATTATAGCAGTGGATATAACTTGGATTATACGAATACCGCTCAAGTATTCATGGCACCTAACCTTGAGCCCCCTTCTAAAAAGAATTGAAACCTGTTCCCACCAGCTTGCTCCCCATTCCCTTGAATTTGATCTTCCCTGCAGCTTGTGCACACCCTGCTTCAGCATGGGTTTCAGGAGCTGCATTTTTTCCTCATTTGCTACTCTTGCTTCATGAGCCCCAACAAGATACTGCAGGAGAAGAACAAAACATCAAAGATAAAGATTGTCATAAAAAGAACTAGTTGATCAGTTTCAAGACATAGATACAGACCTCATGAACATCCACTGGGGAGGGCccttcatttttaattttaaaatttttacatcTGGGTAAGACATTATCTCCCAATTCCATTGGAACAGACTTGTCGTTTATGTTTCCATTTGCAAGGTCGATGAGAAATTCAGCTGGGTTCATTGCTATAAGTGGAGAACAACCAATAGAAGAGAAATATGGCATTGCTTCTGAGGCTTTTCCAAAATACAAGGAGCTTCCTTTACCCAAGAGAATCAACTTGTCAAACTTACTGAACAGCCTACTTGATGGCTGATGAATCGTAGTCACCACAGTCTTTCCAGCCTGTGTTAAAAGAAAAAGTTATATTGCTAAGTAAGAATACACAACTGTTTAATTTTGGACTTTTCCCAGAACTAGTTAAATAATGGAAGTGTTTCATTACCCCTGCAATGTTTTGCAGCATCTGAACAATTCGAAGCGCAGTGGTTGAATCCAAACCAGATGTCGGTTCGTCTAGAAACAGAAGATCTGGATTGAGGAGGATCTCATTGCCAATGCAGACCCTTTTTCTCTCACCACCAGAAATCCCTCTCAAGAATGCACCACCAATTATTGTATTTTGGCACCTGAAATCATGTAAATAATGGTAAGCCTTCTTCCTCAATCCTCATCTACGGACAGCTGATGAGTTTTTCGGGTAAGCACAAAGATGAGCGGTGTCTTCACAAGGGAGTGAAACATATCAGCTTTTAATTTTGGAGCGAAATAGACAAAAGTCTTAACTGTTAGTTATCCAGTTGCAACAAATACTATACTCCGCAAGGTGCAGTAGTATCAAGCATCCGTTTGGAATTACATGGTCATTTTCTAACAGTTGTAtactcttcttcttttttttttaacgaaagaaaagaaaaagaaaaaaagaagagagtATACAACAGTGGTATACTCATTCTGAGAAAACTACTAGTTTCCTCTCAGGGTCAATAAATGTAGTTTTGTTAGGTCTGATCACATCCTTGCCAACACCATATTTTGAAACTCCTAAAACAATCGAGGACGATCAAACATCAAGTTTCAGCTATCATGTACTGGTTTTCAAGCAAGTATAACTCAAGGAATCACCTTTCAAGGCCAAGATCACTAATGACATTCTTGGCTCTGTCCTTTTTCTGTTCTCGGGTTAATGTGCTGGGAAGGCGGAGCAAAGCAGCATATGTTAAAGTTTCCTTGACTGTGAGATGGGGAAATGCAAAGTCATCTTGCAGCACAAAACCAATCCTGTCATGCGCAATAATACGTCACCCTAGTTACTATTCAATGCATGATTTAcccaaaagaaaacaaaaagaacaATTCAATACATTTGTTATGCATTTAAGCAAATCCTACAAAATATGAACACTAATTAGAAACATACAATCTGCATACGCAGGATCTCG
The sequence above is a segment of the Malania oleifera isolate guangnan ecotype guangnan chromosome 8, ASM2987363v1, whole genome shotgun sequence genome. Coding sequences within it:
- the LOC131161965 gene encoding ABC transporter G family member 22-like, with product MRNSDAKKFMLHGITGSVNPGEVLALMGPSGGGKTTLLNLLSGRVKFNSGAITYNDQPYNKSLKRRIGFVLQDDFAFPHLTVKETLTYAALLRLPSTLTREQKKDRAKNVISDLGLERCQNTIIGGAFLRGISGGERKRVCIGNEILLNPDLLFLDEPTSGLDSTTALRIVQMLQNIAGAGKTVVTTIHQPSSRLFSKFDKLILLGKGSSLYFGKASEAMPYFSSIGCSPLIAMNPAEFLIDLANGNINDKSVPMELGDNVLPRCKNFKIKNEGPSPVDVHEYLVGAHEARVANEEKMQLLKPMLKQGVHKLQGRSNSREWGASWWEQVSILFRRGLKVRCHEYLSGIRIIQVISTAIIIGLLWWHSDASSPKRLHDQASLLFFISVFWGFLPLFTAIFTFPQERAILAKEQSVDMYKLSAYFIARNASDLLLDLILPVMFLVVVYFMVGLKPSFTAFFLCMLTIFLSIAAAQGLGLAIGAAFMDVKKATTLASVTVMTFMLSGGFFIQNVPSFMSWIRYLSFNHHTYRLLLEIQYGCSSFGSAAGSCESDFTKGQRHGWGGMEVGAMMVMILGYRAMAYFFLRRMKTRAMI